A region from the Desulfuromonas sp. genome encodes:
- a CDS encoding (Fe-S)-binding protein — translation MAHLTARQSYVDLTDRLNRFPQGAPPSELLCRILGMLFSEREAELVSKLPIRPFTAEIAAKNWQVGVAEAETVLQALADRALLVDMEVDGRMEYVLPPPMA, via the coding sequence ATGGCTCACCTGACCGCGCGCCAATCCTACGTCGATCTAACCGATCGGCTTAACCGTTTTCCGCAGGGTGCTCCGCCTTCGGAACTGCTCTGCCGAATTCTCGGCATGCTCTTCTCCGAGCGCGAAGCGGAACTGGTCTCGAAGTTGCCGATCCGACCGTTTACCGCCGAGATCGCGGCAAAGAACTGGCAGGTCGGGGTCGCCGAAGCGGAGACGGTTCTGCAGGCGTTGGCAGATCGGGCATTGCTGGTCGATATGGAAGTCGATGGCCGGATGGAATATGTGCTGCCGCCGCCAATGGC